The following are from one region of the Sciurus carolinensis chromosome 5, mSciCar1.2, whole genome shotgun sequence genome:
- the LOC124984360 gene encoding DNA-directed RNA polymerases I, II, and III subunit RPABC4-like, with translation MDTQKDIQPPKQQPMIYICGECHTENEIKSRDPIRCRECRYRIMYKKRTKSLVVFDAR, from the coding sequence ATGGATACCCAGAAGGACATTCAACCCCCAAAGCAGCAACCAATGATATATATCTGTGGAGAATgtcacacagaaaatgaaataaaatctaggGATCCAATCAGATGCAGAGAATGTAGATACAGAATAATGTACAAGAAAAGAACCAAAAGCTTGGTGGTTTTCGACGCTCGATGA